In one bacterium genomic region, the following are encoded:
- a CDS encoding triose-phosphate isomerase: MAKKTYIVGNWKMYCSPAEASLLVNRLKKEVGRVPADVQVVLCPPSVDITTVRNELSEHDKFALGVQNAYPMDEGAFTGEISIAMVADLVSYVLCGHSERRHTFKERDGLVAQKVAATRRHDLTPILCIGETRHERESGHAKQVVADQLETGLSLLTPEELADVIIAYEPVWAIGSGENARPTDAREMFEYIRKCLSTIHGSALTNAIPLLYGGSVNASNALSYLKLHDCQGLLVGGASTNYKSFAAIVEKAATS, from the coding sequence ATGGCAAAAAAGACTTACATTGTTGGTAACTGGAAAATGTACTGCTCACCGGCAGAAGCTAGCTTGCTAGTGAACCGGTTAAAAAAAGAAGTTGGTCGTGTGCCAGCCGATGTACAAGTGGTGTTATGCCCACCATCAGTCGATATTACGACGGTACGCAATGAATTATCCGAGCATGATAAGTTTGCTCTTGGAGTGCAGAACGCTTATCCAATGGATGAAGGAGCTTTTACTGGTGAAATTAGCATTGCTATGGTGGCGGATTTAGTGAGTTATGTTTTGTGTGGTCACTCTGAGCGTCGCCATACATTTAAGGAGCGAGATGGCTTGGTGGCGCAAAAAGTTGCCGCCACGCGTCGGCATGACTTAACGCCAATTCTATGCATTGGCGAAACTCGGCACGAACGGGAGTCTGGTCATGCCAAACAAGTGGTGGCCGATCAGCTTGAAACGGGGCTCTCACTTTTAACCCCCGAAGAACTAGCCGATGTAATTATTGCCTACGAGCCAGTTTGGGCTATTGGTAGCGGTGAAAATGCTCGGCCAACTGATGCGCGTGAGATGTTTGAGTATATCCGAAAGTGCCTATCGACAATACATGGCTCAGCCCTCACCAATGCCATTCCGCTCTTGTATGGTGGTAGTGTTAATGCCAGTAATGCCTTAAGTTATCTAAAACTTCACGATTGCCAGGGTCTGCTGGTGGGTGGTGCGAGTACCAACTACAAGAGTTTTGCGGCGATTGTCGAAAAGGCAGCTACATCATAG
- the pyk gene encoding pyruvate kinase, giving the protein MSKIDASQYKKTKIIATIGPASEEKIEALLKSGVNGVRLNFSHNRHSWHAEVIKKVRVAAHKLKRSVAIIQDLQGPKIRIGTVEQMLSVSAGDTLEFALEGTTKVGQIPIQYDFTGEVKKGERLLLRDGQVTTEIVSARSGVVKARVLSGGKFGSQHGINLPDTLMEGSKLTEKDLADVKFGLTQDIDYIALSFIHTAEDIERLRAIIKKSKQNVRIIAKIETAPAVDNLYEIIEASDVVMIARGDLATETSPELVPIVGRKIIRICREKKRPVIMATQMLETMTNSLQPTRAEVNDVATAVSLGVDAVMLSGETATGAFPVETVQMMKRIILSSEAYLVESRQLGTSSLLTAAHSAQDAVNLASITLANHVGAKLIVAETLTGSTALSISSMRPNAAIIMASPDERICNQLSIVWGGKAFLVPKNRLIHVEVIADFRRRGALNKGDMVVSAFGTHVGVSGKTDTVRLLVA; this is encoded by the coding sequence ATGAGCAAGATCGATGCCAGTCAATATAAAAAGACTAAAATTATCGCCACGATTGGTCCGGCTAGCGAAGAAAAGATTGAAGCCTTGTTAAAATCTGGTGTGAACGGAGTACGATTAAATTTTTCTCATAACCGTCATAGCTGGCATGCTGAGGTAATCAAAAAAGTTCGTGTGGCAGCCCATAAACTTAAGCGCTCGGTGGCAATTATTCAAGATTTACAGGGGCCAAAAATCCGTATTGGCACGGTGGAGCAGATGCTTTCGGTGTCAGCTGGGGATACGTTGGAGTTTGCGCTGGAAGGTACAACCAAGGTCGGTCAAATCCCAATTCAGTACGATTTTACTGGTGAAGTAAAAAAAGGTGAACGTCTATTATTACGTGATGGGCAGGTGACAACAGAGATAGTTTCGGCTCGATCTGGTGTAGTTAAAGCGCGTGTCTTGAGTGGTGGTAAATTTGGTTCGCAACACGGCATTAATTTACCCGATACACTCATGGAGGGGTCGAAACTGACCGAGAAAGACTTGGCTGATGTGAAGTTTGGCCTAACCCAAGACATTGATTACATAGCCTTATCTTTTATCCATACTGCAGAAGATATAGAGCGACTGCGAGCGATTATTAAAAAATCCAAGCAAAATGTACGGATTATTGCAAAAATTGAAACAGCACCAGCGGTTGATAACTTATATGAAATTATCGAAGCGTCAGATGTAGTGATGATAGCGCGCGGTGATTTAGCCACCGAGACTAGCCCGGAGCTGGTGCCAATTGTAGGGCGGAAGATTATTAGGATTTGTCGCGAGAAAAAGCGACCAGTTATTATGGCCACTCAGATGCTGGAGACGATGACTAATAGCTTACAGCCAACTCGAGCCGAGGTGAATGATGTGGCTACGGCAGTATCTCTAGGGGTGGATGCGGTGATGCTCTCGGGTGAGACTGCTACAGGGGCATTTCCGGTTGAGACTGTGCAGATGATGAAGCGGATTATCTTATCCTCGGAAGCTTATTTGGTGGAGAGTCGGCAGCTTGGTACTTCAAGCCTCTTGACTGCTGCCCATAGTGCGCAGGATGCCGTTAATCTAGCCTCTATTACGCTAGCTAATCATGTTGGTGCTAAGCTGATAGTGGCTGAAACTCTGACTGGTTCAACAGCATTGTCAATTTCTTCAATGCGACCGAATGCAGCGATTATTATGGCTAGTCCAGATGAGCGAATCTGCAATCAGCTATCGATAGTGTGGGGCGGTAAAGCTTTTCTGGTGCCTAAGAATCGCTTGATCCATGTCGAGGTTATTGCCGATTTCCGGCGTCGTGGCGCATTAAATAAAGGTGACATGGTGGTGTCGGCCTTTGGAACGCATGTTGGGGTGTCTGGAAAAACCGATACAGTAAGGCTCTTGGTGGCGTAA